One window of bacterium genomic DNA carries:
- the rplJ gene encoding 50S ribosomal protein L10, protein MKKGHILKQEITDKIKERIEKNNTIILTDISGLSVEEITRLRREFSKIGAIYLVIKNRLFMRASSEKGISISHRLTGSTGFLFSNDAPISCKTLLGFIKKEKKPSIKYGFLDKKRIEKIDIEQIAALPTKEVLISQLISQIQAPITNLVYTLSGILRNFLYTLNAIKEKKEKES, encoded by the coding sequence ATGAAAAAAGGGCATATTTTAAAACAAGAGATAACGGATAAAATCAAAGAAAGAATAGAAAAGAATAATACCATTATCTTAACAGATATATCTGGCCTCTCTGTTGAGGAGATAACAAGATTAAGGAGGGAGTTTTCAAAGATAGGTGCAATATACCTTGTGATAAAGAATAGGCTATTTATGAGGGCATCTTCTGAAAAAGGCATTTCTATATCTCATAGGCTTACTGGGTCAACGGGATTTCTCTTTTCAAATGATGCCCCTATTTCTTGCAAAACCCTGCTTGGTTTTATAAAAAAGGAGAAAAAACCGTCTATAAAATATGGATTTCTTGACAAAAAAAGGATAGAAAAAATTGATATAGAGCAAATTGCAGCCCTTCCAACAAAGGAAGTTCTTATTTCTCAACTTATATCACAAATCCAGGCTCCAATTACAAACCTTGTTTATACCCTTTCTGGAATTCTTAGAAATTTCCTCTATACCTTAAACGCAATAAAGGAAAAGAAAGAGAAAGAGTCCTAA